A segment of the Candidatus Nitrososphaera gargensis Ga9.2 genome:
GGATGATGCCGGGTCTTGTACAACATCTAGAAGATGTTCTAAAGATAGTTGATGAAACTGCGTACAATTACAATCTTGATTTATCGACTCTTCTATGAGCAAATGCTCAAAAGTGATGATACCTAACTATACTATGATGAGTGAGTAGTAGCAGTGATTGATTGCCATCAATGATGCAATTACTGACATAGACACTAAGATTGCATATCACCAAAAGAGATGGAACACGTTACAATACAAGCACAGGCGATTTTACAAAGGAAGATTGAACACCACAGGAGATGGAGGAACTTTATGTGAAGATGAAAGAAGAGAAGCAGCGGAATAGTAGTAGCTCTGCACAAGCTGCTGCCAAAAAAGACAGAAGGGATTTAGAGCTAGCCAGGAAGAATAACAAGCAGTAGAGAATCTTTATCTCGTCTACACAATCTGGGTGCTTCTAGAACAACTTTTCATTCATCATTTTTATAGGCAAAACAAAGCTAAATGTCGCCCCTTTTCCTCCTTCATTATTCTTTGCACTTATCCTACCGCCATGGGCTTCAACAATGTTTTTGCATATATACAAACCCAAACCTGTGCCTTTTTCAGATTTGGAAGTAAATTTGGTGAACAACTTTGGCAGAATCTCCGGGTCGATGCCACTGCCACTATCTTTGACAGATACAGTCAGCAGCTGGCTACTATCATCATTCCTATCTGCAGTTATTGAAATAGTGCCCTTCTCTGTAAATTTGATAGCATTGTCTAGCAGATTCCAGATTACTTCTGCAATCCTGTCTTTATCTGCCCTAAGCATGATATTATTATTGGATGGTCTGTACTCTATCTTTACCTCTTTGCCTTCCGTCTGCCTTTTAGCATCCTGTACGAGAGGCAGTATCGCATCATTCAAGTTAAACTCACGTATGTTCAGGCGCAGCTGGCCAGTTTCGATCCTTGCAATTTCAAGTATGTCTGAAGATAGCCTCTCAAGCCTTCTGGCGTTGCGTATAAGCAAGGCAAGCTCATCCTTTGTAATTTCGCCTCTTTCCTTTGTCTCGTCAGAGAACTGGGATTCAAGTAAATCTGCTATCCCTAAAATAGGTTGAATTGGTGTCCTAAGTTCATGTGCTGCGATATTGATAAACTCACTTTGCGCCCTCTCCTGCATCCTCATCATCTCATACAGCTCTGCCTGCCTCCATAGGTTTTGAATAATTGCCGCATAGGAAAGCACAATTGATTTGCTGCTAGAATATGCTGTAACACCTACTGCATCAAAAGAGTTGTCGGCAGTATCATCTTTGAGTTCAAATAGCATGCAGTGCTTCCTGTCAACTACAAGGATGGTAATCTTGGTTTCTAGACTCTTGTCAGTACTTCTAAATTCGGCCTGCGGCACAGCCCTCTTTACTTGCTTTATCGTTTCTTCAACCTGTTCGTCTTCTGGAAGTAGAACTTTCACTTTTGCACCGCCCTTTAGTGCCCTCATTACAACCTGCAGCGCTCCTGTCGCCGCTTGCCTTCTGAATGCATTTGTGGTTGAAAAGAGCAGCAACACTTCTTCCTTTGCAGATGCTACAAGACTCCAAGCCTTGTCGAGCGCCTGCTCAGAATTATTGATTATATCAATATGTGCCTCTATATGACCCTGTTCCATCTGCCTTATCCTGTTTGCAGCATCAACACCGTTTCTCCAAAGCTCCTCAAAAATGAGCCTAAAATGGTTGACATAGAGCGGCTCCGTGCTGGTCAGAAGGCTCTGCGCAGGTAAGCCGGCGGGCATTTGCTCTATCGTTGCGTTGAGCATTTTGTCACTAACTGCAAAATTTACAGGAATCAGGTTCTGGACGTGTCTTATCTGGATGCCTGCGTCTGCAAATATTTTCACAATTTCAAGATCTTCTTTTTGTATAGTTGTCACCAATCTTATCCCCCTGTGCTTTCCATCTGCGTGTCTCTTCAACACCTGAAGGATATCTGCGAAGAATTCAGAGTGAAATAGCCTCATACCATTGGGCACTGTGCAAATCAATAGTTCATTTGATATTTCCATGCTCTTGATTATTCTATTGTGTATCTCGTCTGGCTGGTCTAGTACTTTAGTTTCTATTGGCAATATGCCTTCTTCAATCTCCTTTACCTTCTGCTCAGCCGGCATTGCTTTCTTCCAAAGTGTTTCAAAGAAGTATTGATTTTGCTCTACAATCTCAGGCACGTTGCTGTAAATGACTTTTGGAATTGGCTTTTCTTTTTGCATGATGGTAGTAGCCATATAGCTTGTTTCGCTCACTGCAAAGTTGCCCTTGATGCCATCCAGATGGCGAAGCTCAACCACGTTCATCAGCTGCTTGCAGTATGGCAGGTTCTCCTTCGTTATCTCTGTAAGATAGCGTAGTTTGATGCCCCTTTTTACTACTGTGTTATTGAGGATGTCTCGGTATTCCTTTATTTCAAGCGTCAAGGATGGAGCATTAGATTCAAGACAGAGACATGCAGTTTTTCTGACGTTAGAAAAGAAATTCTGTATGATGCGGACAGAGTTCTCGATGCCGTATTGCACTTCTACCTTTTCGGTCTGTCGCGGATTATTATTGTAGGTGTTCTGTTCCTCCCTTCTGAAGCCATTATCTGCATAACCCAAGAAAATTTTCAAAAAATAGCGGCTATACTCACATTTAAAATCATGCGAAAGAATGTTCTAGAACACATCATTTCAATTGTCGGCCGGCCGGAAGCACTGCATTATAAACAACGCCGCATGAAAACTCTTTTCTTCTTGTTCATAACCTGTCAACAGACCAGAACACTCGTCGGGACTGTGCATCCCAAGTCCGTCTAGCCCAACAACAATTTTATCTGATCTGTTATTCAGATGTATAATATAATACAATACTGGTTGCAGAATTATTTTTTAGCATTTGGCTACGTTAGTAGCTCCGTGCCGAGGTTTCCGT
Coding sequences within it:
- a CDS encoding ATP-binding protein, whose amino-acid sequence is MGYADNGFRREEQNTYNNNPRQTEKVEVQYGIENSVRIIQNFFSNVRKTACLCLESNAPSLTLEIKEYRDILNNTVVKRGIKLRYLTEITKENLPYCKQLMNVVELRHLDGIKGNFAVSETSYMATTIMQKEKPIPKVIYSNVPEIVEQNQYFFETLWKKAMPAEQKVKEIEEGILPIETKVLDQPDEIHNRIIKSMEISNELLICTVPNGMRLFHSEFFADILQVLKRHADGKHRGIRLVTTIQKEDLEIVKIFADAGIQIRHVQNLIPVNFAVSDKMLNATIEQMPAGLPAQSLLTSTEPLYVNHFRLIFEELWRNGVDAANRIRQMEQGHIEAHIDIINNSEQALDKAWSLVASAKEEVLLLFSTTNAFRRQAATGALQVVMRALKGGAKVKVLLPEDEQVEETIKQVKRAVPQAEFRSTDKSLETKITILVVDRKHCMLFELKDDTADNSFDAVGVTAYSSSKSIVLSYAAIIQNLWRQAELYEMMRMQERAQSEFINIAAHELRTPIQPILGIADLLESQFSDETKERGEITKDELALLIRNARRLERLSSDILEIARIETGQLRLNIREFNLNDAILPLVQDAKRQTEGKEVKIEYRPSNNNIMLRADKDRIAEVIWNLLDNAIKFTEKGTISITADRNDDSSQLLTVSVKDSGSGIDPEILPKLFTKFTSKSEKGTGLGLYICKNIVEAHGGRISAKNNEGGKGATFSFVLPIKMMNEKLF